Proteins from a genomic interval of Antedon mediterranea chromosome 5, ecAntMedi1.1, whole genome shotgun sequence:
- the LOC140049405 gene encoding uncharacterized protein isoform X3 codes for MDVHIHKPTPTYENPFFFYRHNHIVSPYHLCISPVMKQDQYDEKGPMQHDSVIVFSPRTRHHVKASTESKVFLDQEQKIEIKTDGVFQTEPVDLSMSGRNGKLPSNSSSPGVPLIIPDTRLIDTYGYTTLPREDNMRASAIVVTPRPIHASKGDDYPTVTLDTVNRTGASALISLEQVAPPQWPANSHRSTISETSTSTVPRSTNLTRKRIHLCDFEGCNKVYTKSSHLKAHRRTHTGEKPYKCTWNGCHWCFARSDELTRHYRKHTGDKPFKCPQCERAFSRSDHLALHMKRH; via the exons CCACAACCACATTGTCAGCCCCTACCATCTCTGCATATCACCAGTGATGAAGCAG GACCAATATGATGAAAAGGGCCCAATGCAGCATGATAGTGTAATAGTATTTAGTCCTCGAACAAGACACCATGTTAAGGCATCTACCGAGTCAAAG gTATTTCTTGATCAGGAGCAGAAAATTGAGATCAAAACCGATGGCGTATTCCAAACAGAACCAGTAGACCTTTCCATGAGTGGAAGGAACGGCAAACTGCCATCAAACTCATCCTCTCCAGGAGTTCCACTCATCATCCCAGACACGAGGTTGATAGACACTTACGGCTATACAACATTACCAAGGGAAGACA ATATGAGAGCCAGTGCCATAGTTGTCACACCTCGACCAATCCATGCAAGTAAAGGAGACGATTACCCAACAGTTACGCTCGACACTGTTAACAGAACAGGAGCAAGCGCCCTCATATCACTGGAACAAGTAGCGCC ACCGCAATGGCCAGCCAACTCTCACAGAAGCACAATCAGTGAAACGAGCACGAGCACCGTACCACGATCCACGAACCTCACACGCAAACGTATACATCTATGTGATTTCGAGGGATGCAATAAGGTTTACACAAAAAGCTCTCATCTCAAGGCACACAGGCGCACACATACTG gtgAAAAACCATACAAATGTACATGGAATGGCTGCCACTGGTGTTTTGCCCGCTCCGACGAACTCACACGGCACTACCGAAAACACACAGGTGACAAGCCGTTCAAGTGCCCTCAATGCGAGAGGGCGTTTTCAAGATCCGACCATTTAGCACTTCATATGAAGCGCCATTGA
- the LOC140049405 gene encoding uncharacterized protein isoform X4 translates to MKPWIKALLGHNHIVSPYHLCISPVMKQDQYDEKGPMQHDSVIVFSPRTRHHVKASTESKVFLDQEQKIEIKTDGVFQTEPVDLSMSGRNGKLPSNSSSPGVPLIIPDTRLIDTYGYTTLPREDNMRASAIVVTPRPIHASKGDDYPTVTLDTVNRTGASALISLEQVAPPQWPANSHRSTISETSTSTVPRSTNLTRKRIHLCDFEGCNKVYTKSSHLKAHRRTHTGEKPYKCTWNGCHWCFARSDELTRHYRKHTGDKPFKCPQCERAFSRSDHLALHMKRH, encoded by the exons ATGAAACCTTGGATTAAGGCACTGCTTGG CCACAACCACATTGTCAGCCCCTACCATCTCTGCATATCACCAGTGATGAAGCAG GACCAATATGATGAAAAGGGCCCAATGCAGCATGATAGTGTAATAGTATTTAGTCCTCGAACAAGACACCATGTTAAGGCATCTACCGAGTCAAAG gTATTTCTTGATCAGGAGCAGAAAATTGAGATCAAAACCGATGGCGTATTCCAAACAGAACCAGTAGACCTTTCCATGAGTGGAAGGAACGGCAAACTGCCATCAAACTCATCCTCTCCAGGAGTTCCACTCATCATCCCAGACACGAGGTTGATAGACACTTACGGCTATACAACATTACCAAGGGAAGACA ATATGAGAGCCAGTGCCATAGTTGTCACACCTCGACCAATCCATGCAAGTAAAGGAGACGATTACCCAACAGTTACGCTCGACACTGTTAACAGAACAGGAGCAAGCGCCCTCATATCACTGGAACAAGTAGCGCC ACCGCAATGGCCAGCCAACTCTCACAGAAGCACAATCAGTGAAACGAGCACGAGCACCGTACCACGATCCACGAACCTCACACGCAAACGTATACATCTATGTGATTTCGAGGGATGCAATAAGGTTTACACAAAAAGCTCTCATCTCAAGGCACACAGGCGCACACATACTG gtgAAAAACCATACAAATGTACATGGAATGGCTGCCACTGGTGTTTTGCCCGCTCCGACGAACTCACACGGCACTACCGAAAACACACAGGTGACAAGCCGTTCAAGTGCCCTCAATGCGAGAGGGCGTTTTCAAGATCCGACCATTTAGCACTTCATATGAAGCGCCATTGA